The following proteins are encoded in a genomic region of Lachnospiraceae bacterium KM106-2:
- a CDS encoding capsular polysaccharide biosynthesis protein, with amino-acid sequence MIKDNQKMLNRFHVIMDGILIAVAFAISYYLRYLSPLTRLKLFALKANPITGKVYVFTFMYYMKTYGYTLLFIIPGYLLIYQFCNLYTPKRSKNRFSELFNIIKANIVGIVYFSTVLFFFKEIDWSRAYLGVFFIVNITFTFTFRLIVIRVLRIYRKKGFNLKHVVLVGYSRATERYINRIIQNPQWGYYIHGILDDSKPIGTSYKGIKVIGHTERLNSLLAENSLDEIAITLKIEEYANLEHIVHICEKSGVHTKFIPDYNNIIPTRPYTEDLDGLPVINIRNVPLSNTGNKIVKRCIDIFGALVALLIFGIPMIIVSIIIKTTSKGPLIFSQVRVGLHNKEFKMYKFRSMEVQAPSNEKKCWTTVNDPRVTPIGKFIRKTSIDELPQLFNVLKGDMSLIGPRPERPYFVNKFKEEIPRYMIKHQVRPGLTGWAQINGYRGDTSIKSRIEHDLYYIENWSLALDFKILLMTFYKGFINKNAY; translated from the coding sequence ATGATTAAAGATAATCAAAAAATGTTAAATCGATTCCATGTAATTATGGACGGTATACTTATTGCTGTAGCATTTGCTATATCATATTACTTAAGATATTTAAGTCCACTAACAAGACTAAAACTGTTTGCACTAAAGGCAAATCCGATCACCGGAAAAGTTTATGTGTTTACATTTATGTACTATATGAAGACATACGGATACACACTTCTTTTTATTATACCAGGTTACTTATTAATATATCAATTTTGTAACTTGTATACTCCAAAAAGAAGTAAGAATCGTTTCTCTGAACTATTCAATATCATCAAAGCAAATATTGTTGGTATCGTATACTTCTCAACTGTTTTATTCTTCTTTAAGGAGATTGACTGGTCAAGAGCATACCTCGGCGTGTTCTTCATTGTAAATATTACTTTTACATTTACATTCCGACTTATCGTTATCCGTGTATTACGTATCTATCGAAAAAAAGGATTCAATTTAAAACATGTTGTGTTAGTTGGTTACAGCCGTGCAACGGAACGATATATTAATCGAATCATTCAGAATCCACAATGGGGATATTACATCCATGGTATTCTCGATGATAGTAAACCAATTGGTACTTCTTATAAAGGAATTAAAGTAATCGGTCATACAGAACGTTTAAATTCTTTATTAGCAGAAAACAGCTTAGATGAAATCGCGATCACATTGAAGATCGAGGAATATGCCAACTTAGAGCATATTGTTCATATCTGTGAAAAATCAGGTGTTCATACTAAATTTATTCCTGACTACAATAACATTATTCCTACAAGACCATATACAGAAGATCTTGATGGTCTTCCAGTTATTAATATTCGAAATGTACCGCTTAGTAATACAGGAAATAAGATTGTAAAACGATGCATTGATATCTTTGGTGCTTTAGTCGCATTACTTATTTTTGGAATTCCAATGATCATTGTTTCTATTATTATCAAAACAACTTCAAAAGGACCTTTGATCTTTTCGCAAGTACGTGTAGGACTTCATAACAAGGAATTCAAAATGTATAAATTCCGTTCCATGGAAGTACAAGCTCCTTCCAATGAAAAGAAATGCTGGACAACCGTTAACGATCCACGTGTTACTCCAATTGGTAAGTTTATTCGTAAAACAAGTATCGATGAACTTCCACAATTATTTAACGTCTTAAAAGGTGATATGAGTCTCATCGGCCCAAGACCAGAAAGACCATACTTTGTAAATAAGTTTAAAGAAGAAATACCTCGATATATGATTAAGCATCAAGTTCGTCCAGGTCTTACCGGATGGGCTCAAATCAACGGCTACCGTGGTGACACTTCCATCAAGAGTCGTATTGAACATGACCTTTACTACATTGAGAATTGGTCTTTAGCATTAGACTTTAAAATACTTCTCATGACATTCTATAAAGGATTCATTAACAAAAACGCTTACTAG
- a CDS encoding cell wall surface anchor family protein, with amino-acid sequence MKRKTVNYIYSLLLLFGILLSANIASADTINLTVNNNGDRTTATIQTYLDQAKENPHNYYKIKVPKGTYEIERCMRIYSNTYLDITGSTFKITGHPSDGYMLQVGDPKRETAKVGDWNNTRSKPYSWGKYSRGKNITIVGGTFDSGTTVNPNDGVGDMFTFSHVQNITLKNITFKSRPKKTAGFHMIEFAAAKNVKILNCTFDGTQKCRSAVQLESAIKGVANMNSQLPSDGTKSSNITVQGCKFKNMEYAFGTNHGTPKETFNNITVKNNTFEKITKYAVCVYNYKNCKIQGNTLKKSRSSSFDSMVLKLGTKNSLKVSKNKAK; translated from the coding sequence ATGAAACGTAAAACAGTAAACTACATATATTCCTTATTGCTTCTATTTGGAATATTACTAAGTGCTAACATTGCTTCTGCTGATACGATTAATCTAACAGTAAACAACAATGGTGATCGCACTACAGCAACCATCCAGACCTATCTTGATCAGGCAAAAGAGAATCCACATAACTATTATAAAATCAAAGTTCCAAAGGGAACCTACGAGATTGAGCGCTGCATGCGAATCTATAGCAATACCTACTTGGATATCACCGGATCAACCTTTAAAATTACGGGACACCCCTCAGACGGATATATGCTTCAGGTTGGTGATCCAAAGCGTGAAACCGCAAAGGTTGGAGATTGGAATAATACGAGATCAAAGCCATATTCCTGGGGGAAATATAGTCGTGGGAAGAACATTACGATCGTTGGAGGAACCTTTGATTCCGGAACTACCGTTAATCCCAACGATGGGGTTGGTGATATGTTCACGTTCTCTCATGTTCAAAACATAACATTAAAAAATATAACATTTAAATCAAGACCAAAGAAAACCGCCGGTTTTCATATGATTGAATTCGCAGCTGCAAAGAATGTAAAAATTCTGAACTGTACCTTCGATGGTACTCAGAAATGCAGATCGGCAGTACAGCTCGAATCCGCAATAAAAGGTGTAGCAAATATGAATTCACAACTTCCTTCTGATGGTACCAAATCATCTAACATTACGGTCCAGGGCTGTAAATTCAAAAATATGGAATATGCCTTTGGCACGAATCATGGTACTCCAAAAGAAACCTTTAATAATATTACAGTAAAGAACAATACCTTTGAAAAGATAACAAAATATGCAGTTTGTGTTTACAACTATAAAAACTGCAAAATCCAAGGTAATACTCTTAAAAAGAGTCGTAGTTCTTCTTTTGATAGCATGGTTCTAAAACTAGGAACAAAGAACTCTCTAAAAGTATCTAAAAATAAAGCAAAATAA
- a CDS encoding serine protease, DegP/HtrA, do-like → MDKEFQDNNQAGNENPEYGFWADQLNMDQKKEEEQQSDQWQANYSETQQNSSVYRMTGNDVQQDQAFYDSFYQQPQQPKPPKKQHKVLRSAALVVILGVIVGGVLFMSNKLFKEDGNGQLSNQVASATSTPAASTEPVTPGKGTSEIGNTKTVEDSLNKDNVVIDVAKNAMPSIVSITSTVEVQNYFGQSGTEQGSGSGIIIKKTDDSLLIATNNHVVADAKSIHVTFNDNKTVKATVKGTDSSADLAVVTVKLSDMKKATLEKIKVISLGNSDDVKVGEMAIAIGNALGYGQSVTVGYVSAKDRKISTSSSTSTEATESSMTLLQTDAAINPGNSGGALLNGKGELIGINSAKFASTSVEGMGYAIPITKAVPIINELMDREVLKSSEKGYLGISGSNVSETEHSTYNIPLGVLVSAVSDDGAAKAAGIKVQDIITKINGTEVTSITSLAERVNSYRVGTKVTLTVARLSEGGYKTVEIKVTLKGEKTLSSIENSTTQSQQNQSGASGNSGNSNNNNNSQQNGGSSDDFNIWDYFNN, encoded by the coding sequence ATGGATAAAGAGTTTCAGGATAATAACCAAGCGGGAAATGAAAATCCGGAATATGGATTCTGGGCAGACCAGTTAAACATGGATCAGAAAAAGGAGGAAGAGCAGCAGTCAGATCAGTGGCAGGCGAATTATAGTGAAACACAGCAAAATAGCAGCGTCTATCGAATGACCGGAAATGATGTGCAGCAGGATCAAGCATTCTATGATAGCTTTTATCAGCAGCCACAACAACCAAAGCCACCAAAGAAGCAACATAAGGTATTACGCAGTGCTGCACTTGTAGTTATATTAGGTGTAATTGTAGGCGGTGTGTTATTTATGTCCAACAAGTTATTTAAAGAAGATGGAAATGGACAATTATCAAATCAGGTTGCATCTGCGACGAGTACACCAGCTGCATCGACGGAACCAGTTACACCTGGAAAAGGAACTTCAGAGATTGGTAATACCAAAACAGTAGAAGACAGCTTAAATAAAGATAATGTAGTAATTGATGTAGCAAAGAATGCGATGCCATCTATTGTATCGATTACAAGTACAGTAGAAGTACAAAACTATTTTGGACAGTCAGGAACAGAACAGGGAAGCGGTTCTGGTATCATTATCAAGAAAACAGATGATAGTTTACTGATCGCAACTAATAATCATGTGGTTGCAGATGCAAAGAGCATTCATGTAACATTCAATGATAATAAGACCGTAAAAGCAACGGTAAAAGGAACAGATTCATCAGCAGATCTAGCAGTCGTAACCGTAAAATTATCAGATATGAAGAAGGCAACATTAGAGAAGATCAAAGTTATTTCACTAGGAAATTCAGATGATGTAAAAGTTGGTGAAATGGCCATTGCGATCGGTAATGCTCTTGGTTATGGCCAATCAGTAACAGTAGGCTATGTGAGTGCGAAAGATCGTAAGATCAGCACAAGTTCTTCTACAAGCACAGAAGCAACAGAAAGCAGTATGACATTATTACAGACAGATGCAGCAATCAACCCTGGTAACAGTGGCGGTGCCTTATTAAATGGAAAGGGCGAGCTGATCGGTATTAATTCAGCTAAGTTTGCATCCACTTCTGTAGAGGGAATGGGTTATGCAATTCCAATTACAAAAGCAGTTCCAATTATTAACGAATTAATGGATCGAGAGGTCTTAAAGAGCAGTGAAAAAGGATATCTTGGCATCTCCGGATCAAATGTAAGTGAGACAGAACATAGCACGTATAATATTCCACTTGGTGTCTTAGTCAGTGCAGTATCTGATGATGGTGCAGCAAAGGCAGCAGGAATTAAGGTTCAGGATATCATTACTAAGATCAATGGTACAGAGGTAACTAGCATTACATCCTTAGCGGAAAGAGTGAACAGCTATCGTGTTGGAACAAAGGTAACATTAACCGTTGCACGTCTTTCTGAAGGTGGATATAAGACAGTGGAGATCAAAGTAACCTTAAAGGGTGAAAAGACATTAAGCAGTATTGAAAATTCTACGACACAAAGTCAGCAGAATCAATCAGGTGCTTCGGGCAATTCTGGTAATAGTAACAATAATAACAATAGTCAGCAGAACGGTGGAAGCAGTGATGACTTTAACATCTGGGATTATTTTAATAACTAA
- a CDS encoding DinG family ATP-dependent helicase CPE1197: MSEQKTKQVKISVRNLVEFILRSGDINTSGRGVRDPEAMQLGSKLHRKIQKRMGTNYDAEVAMSLSTMIPYDDTELELIVEGRADGVLHNSEEEQTKTTIDEIKGIYMDLEYLKEPIGVHKAQVMCYAYIYALQHEEDWISIRLSYINMETELMKYFNETFSLVELKHWFEHLVHQYAKWAIWEMKWAEQRNQSIAEVNFPFEYRKGQKKLVSGVYQSIKREKKLFIEAPTGVGKTISTVFPTVKAMGEGCVKKIFYLTAKTITRTVASNTFRLLQDKGMHLKVITITAKEKICCQEKVMCNPDVCERAKGHFDRVNDAIFDLLTNENEISRELVEEYATKHMVCPFEMGLDVTMWCDCVICDYNYVFDPNVYLKRFFMQDKKMDYVFLIDEAHNLVDRAREMYSARLVKEDFLTVKKILKNQSGKLLSRLDSCNSELLKMKKEQEEFQVIGDIAGLVMRLMRLVSEFDEFLQTAEDFEDKDTVMNLYFDVHHFLNMFENMDELYEIYTDYTPEKEFRVTLQCMDPANNLKACLARGRSAIFFSATLLPIQYYKEQLSGDKDDYEIYVESSFDPAKRLIAIASDVSTKYTRRNETEYAKIIEYIYEVCSSKVGNYLVFFPSYSYMQTIYDTIALYRNLEFSKMEIILQSNQMTEWEKEAFLEAFEENPSQSKIGFCVMGGIFSEGIDLKEDRLIGTIIVGPGIPMVCNERELFREYYQKKMHRGFDYAYLYNGMNKVLQSAGRVIRTEKDEGVILLLDDRFLQKSYQNLFPREWFPHEVVQRENIEKCLHDFWNKKE; this comes from the coding sequence ATGAGTGAACAGAAAACAAAGCAGGTAAAAATATCGGTACGTAACTTGGTAGAATTCATATTACGTTCAGGTGACATTAATACATCAGGAAGAGGAGTCAGAGACCCAGAAGCGATGCAGCTTGGAAGTAAGTTACATCGAAAGATTCAAAAGAGAATGGGAACGAACTACGATGCCGAGGTTGCAATGTCGCTCTCTACTATGATTCCTTATGATGATACAGAGTTAGAGCTGATCGTTGAGGGACGTGCCGATGGAGTACTTCATAATTCAGAAGAGGAACAGACAAAGACAACCATTGACGAGATTAAGGGTATCTATATGGATTTAGAATATTTAAAGGAACCAATCGGCGTGCATAAGGCGCAGGTCATGTGCTATGCCTATATTTATGCTCTCCAGCATGAAGAGGATTGGATCTCCATTCGATTATCCTATATCAATATGGAGACGGAATTGATGAAGTATTTCAATGAGACTTTCTCGTTGGTGGAACTAAAACATTGGTTTGAGCATTTGGTCCACCAATATGCTAAGTGGGCAATTTGGGAGATGAAATGGGCAGAACAGAGGAATCAATCGATTGCCGAGGTTAATTTCCCCTTTGAATATCGAAAAGGACAGAAAAAGCTTGTCAGCGGTGTTTATCAGAGTATCAAAAGAGAGAAGAAGTTATTTATTGAAGCTCCAACCGGTGTGGGAAAGACGATTTCAACGGTATTTCCTACAGTTAAGGCGATGGGAGAAGGATGCGTAAAGAAGATTTTCTATCTTACAGCAAAGACTATTACAAGGACAGTAGCAAGCAATACGTTTCGTTTGCTGCAAGACAAAGGGATGCATTTAAAGGTGATTACGATTACAGCAAAGGAGAAGATCTGCTGTCAGGAGAAGGTAATGTGTAATCCAGATGTTTGTGAACGGGCAAAAGGTCATTTTGACCGAGTAAATGATGCTATCTTTGATCTACTTACCAATGAAAATGAGATATCCAGAGAATTAGTGGAAGAGTATGCCACGAAACATATGGTATGCCCATTTGAAATGGGATTAGATGTTACCATGTGGTGTGATTGTGTGATCTGTGATTATAATTATGTCTTTGATCCAAATGTTTATCTGAAACGATTTTTTATGCAGGATAAAAAGATGGATTATGTCTTTTTGATCGATGAGGCACATAACTTGGTTGATCGTGCACGTGAGATGTATAGCGCAAGGCTGGTTAAGGAAGATTTTCTGACCGTGAAAAAGATCTTGAAGAATCAGTCAGGGAAATTACTCAGCCGGTTAGATTCCTGCAATAGTGAATTGTTGAAGATGAAGAAAGAGCAGGAAGAATTCCAGGTGATCGGCGATATCGCAGGACTTGTGATGCGCTTAATGCGTTTAGTTAGTGAATTCGATGAATTTCTTCAAACCGCAGAAGATTTTGAGGACAAGGATACGGTTATGAATTTATATTTTGATGTTCATCATTTCCTTAATATGTTCGAAAATATGGATGAGTTATATGAAATCTATACGGATTATACACCAGAGAAGGAGTTTCGTGTAACACTTCAATGTATGGATCCGGCAAATAACCTGAAGGCATGTCTAGCACGAGGAAGAAGTGCGATATTTTTCTCTGCAACCTTACTTCCTATTCAGTACTATAAAGAACAGCTGTCAGGGGATAAGGATGATTATGAGATTTATGTAGAATCCTCTTTTGATCCTGCGAAGAGGCTGATCGCGATCGCTAGCGATGTTAGTACGAAATATACAAGAAGGAATGAAACAGAGTATGCGAAGATTATTGAATATATTTATGAAGTGTGTTCATCAAAGGTGGGAAATTATCTAGTATTCTTTCCGAGTTATTCCTATATGCAGACAATCTATGATACGATTGCTCTTTATCGGAATTTGGAGTTTTCAAAAATGGAGATCATCTTACAGAGCAATCAGATGACAGAGTGGGAGAAGGAAGCATTTTTGGAGGCATTTGAAGAGAACCCATCACAAAGCAAGATTGGATTCTGTGTAATGGGAGGTATCTTTAGTGAGGGAATTGATTTAAAGGAAGATCGATTGATTGGAACGATCATCGTTGGACCGGGTATTCCGATGGTATGTAATGAGAGAGAATTATTTCGGGAGTATTACCAAAAGAAGATGCATCGAGGCTTTGATTATGCGTATCTATATAATGGAATGAATAAGGTTTTACAATCAGCAGGACGAGTTATCCGAACGGAAAAGGATGAAGGCGTTATCTTACTTTTAGATGATCGATTTTTACAGAAGAGTTATCAGAATTTATTTCCTCGAGAGTGGTTTCCACATGAGGTCGTTCAAAGGGAAAATATAGAGAAGTGCCTCCATGATTTTTGGAACAAAAAAGAGTAA
- a CDS encoding translation initiation factor 2, protein MVTTSAENKESRAYSRDTREGRSFNKDGKSYNKEGRSFNKEGRDSRGYNKDKRYSNNENREKRYNKDGGENRYNKENRYSKDGENRYNKENRYSKDGGENRYNKENRYSKDGSENRYGNRDNRNKEGRFSRDGRPSNYSRDNKPGNFSKRSSGGYKPYDKDNDDDNRQHRFNKGNGRDQRMKDPVNASLAKEREQQQSDKLETIKRLEKEKKVMQKKKQDRKEKSSRPQVKQKRSNNVNYVKSYENGLYDDEDYSMYL, encoded by the coding sequence GTGGTTACAACCAGTGCAGAAAACAAGGAAAGTCGGGCTTATAGCAGAGATACTAGAGAAGGCAGAAGCTTCAATAAAGATGGCAAGAGCTATAATAAAGAAGGCAGAAGCTTCAATAAGGAAGGTCGCGATTCCAGAGGTTACAATAAAGATAAGAGATATAGTAATAACGAAAATCGTGAAAAACGTTATAACAAAGATGGTGGAGAGAATCGTTATAACAAAGAAAATCGTTACAGCAAAGACGGAGAGAATCGTTATAACAAAGAAAATCGTTATAGTAAAGACGGTGGAGAAAATCGTTATAACAAAGAAAATCGTTATAGCAAAGATGGTAGCGAGAATCGTTATGGTAACCGAGACAATCGAAACAAAGAAGGAAGATTTTCAAGAGATGGAAGACCATCCAATTATTCGCGAGATAACAAACCCGGCAATTTTTCTAAAAGAAGTAGTGGCGGCTATAAACCTTATGATAAGGACAATGATGATGATAATCGCCAACATAGATTTAATAAAGGCAATGGTAGAGACCAACGAATGAAAGATCCTGTAAATGCTTCTCTTGCAAAAGAGAGAGAGCAACAGCAATCTGATAAGTTAGAAACAATCAAACGTCTTGAAAAAGAAAAGAAAGTAATGCAGAAGAAAAAACAGGATCGTAAAGAGAAATCTAGTCGTCCTCAAGTAAAACAAAAGCGTAGCAATAATGTTAATTATGTAAAGAGTTATGAGAATGGTCTTTACGATGATGAAGATTATTCCATGTATCTATAA
- a CDS encoding cell envelope-related function transcriptional attenuator common domain: MARRRKRRKSGCLIFFILFLLIILAGILFLLSKLNKIQTYNLDKDNITINDINDSDMNGYTNFVLFGVDSRQNELDKNTRSDSIIIASINKSTKEVKLASIYRDTYVPIGDSGYAKINAAYAKGGPELAISTINKVWDLNITDFVTANFNAVTSIVNDLGGVEIDIQSDELKEINRYINDVNKINKTSSPHLTHAGKQTLDGTQATAYSRVRYTAGNDFRRTERQRNVIYGILNKAKSSSLSTILSVSDKILPQVYTSLSTTDIIGLAKDVFSYKIADDSGFPVDKKTGTVNRASIVLPTTLSSNVTKLHKFLFGTENYQPSSTVQSISKQLQSVRVY, from the coding sequence ATGGCTAGACGAAGAAAAAGAAGAAAAAGCGGATGTCTCATTTTTTTCATTCTATTTTTACTGATCATCCTCGCTGGTATTTTATTTCTACTCAGTAAATTAAATAAAATACAAACTTATAATCTTGATAAAGATAACATAACGATTAATGATATTAATGACAGCGATATGAATGGCTACACAAACTTCGTTCTATTTGGCGTTGACTCTCGTCAAAACGAGCTTGATAAAAATACCCGTAGCGATAGTATTATCATTGCAAGTATCAACAAGTCCACAAAAGAAGTCAAATTAGCCAGTATTTATCGTGATACGTATGTTCCAATTGGTGATAGCGGATATGCTAAGATCAATGCTGCTTATGCAAAAGGCGGCCCTGAGCTGGCAATCAGTACGATCAACAAAGTATGGGATCTAAACATTACCGACTTTGTTACTGCTAACTTTAATGCAGTAACCAGTATTGTAAATGATCTTGGTGGTGTCGAGATCGATATTCAATCTGATGAATTAAAAGAGATCAATCGATACATTAACGATGTAAACAAAATTAACAAGACAAGTTCGCCTCACTTAACACATGCAGGTAAGCAAACTTTAGATGGTACACAGGCAACTGCTTATAGTCGTGTTCGATACACTGCAGGTAATGATTTCAGACGTACCGAGAGACAAAGAAATGTCATTTATGGAATTTTAAACAAGGCAAAATCATCCAGTTTATCCACAATCTTGTCGGTTTCTGATAAGATTCTTCCACAGGTTTACACGAGTTTAAGCACAACTGATATCATCGGTTTAGCAAAAGACGTGTTCTCCTATAAAATCGCAGATGATTCAGGATTCCCTGTTGATAAAAAGACAGGAACCGTAAATCGTGCCAGCATCGTGTTGCCGACTACGTTATCATCCAATGTAACTAAGCTTCATAAATTCCTATTTGGAACAGAAAATTATCAGCCAAGCAGTACGGTTCAATCAATCAGCAAACAATTACAATCTGTACGTGTTTACTAA